The nucleotide sequence CGACGATCACACTTTACCCGGAAGAGATGTATGCCAGCGGACTCAAACTGGTGACCTGCGCCACGCGCCGCATCGCCCACGGCGCTCTCAGTCCCATGGTCAAATCGCTCAACTACCTCAACAACATCATGGCCAAGATCGAGGCCGAGCAAGCCGGAGCCGGCGAAGGACTCATGCTCAACGAGCAGGGCTATGTGGCCGAATGCACTGGCGACAATGTGTTCGTTATCCGTGACGGACGCATCGTCACCCCGCCGATCGCCGCCGGCGCCCTCTCGGGCGTGACACGCGCCGTCGTGTTCGAACTCGCCCGCGACCTCGGCGTCGAGATCCGCGAGGAAAACATCACGCGCTACGACATCTACACCGCCGACGAGTGCTTCCTCACCGGCACGGCGGCGGAAATCATCCCGGCCGTGGAGCTCGACTCGCGACCTGTCCGCGATGGGAAACCCGGGCCCGTCACCCGCCGCCTCACGGAAATGTTCCGCGAGTTGACGCGAACCACCGGCACGCCGATCGGTTGAGTTATGCGTTGCGACGTCTGCCAGAAAAACGAGGCCACTGTTTACCTCACGCAAATCGTCGAGGGAAAAATGCAGAAAGTGAACCTCTGCGAAGTTTGCGCCAAAGAGAAGGGCGTCAGCGACCCCACGGGCTTCGCGCTCGCCGATCTGCTTCTCGGATTGGGCGCCGCCCAGCAGATCGAGCACGGCCAGCCCTCCCAACGGTGCACGGTCTGCGGATTCACCCAGGCCGACTTCAAAAAGACCGGCCGTCTCGGTTGCAGCGCGTGTTATGACACATTCGCCGACGGTTTGGCGAATCTCCTGCGCGGCATGCACAAGGGCCTGCGGCACACCGGCAAAATGCCGGCCAAACTTTCGCGTCGGTTCGCCATGGCCGACCGCGTCAAATCGCTGGAGACCGAGCTGCAGCGGGCGGTGAAAGAAGAGAAATACGAGGACGCCGCCCGGCTGCGCGACGAAATCCAGAAACTCGAGCACGAGTTGCAGGCATGACTTTCGACGACATCATCGCCAAACCCGGCCAATGGCTGCAGGGCGAAGGTCCCCACGGAAAAATCGTCGTCAGCAGCCGCATCCGCCTTGCCCGCAACCTGCGCGAGCGCCCCTTTCCCGGCTGGGCCAAAAAAGCCGAGCGTCTTCAGATCCTCGGTGAAATCCAAGACCACGTGGCTGCCATACCCGCGATGCGGGACGGCTACACCGGGGCGTTGCAGGAACTTTCGCCGCTGCAGAAACAGATCCTCGTCGAACGGCACCTCGTCAGCCGCGAACACGCCTCCAAGAGCGCCGGCAGCGCGGTCATCATCAGCCACGACCAGCAGCTGAGCATCATGATCAACGAGGAGGATCACCTGCGCATGCAGTCCCTCCTCCCGGGCCTGCAGCTGCGCGAAGCATACAAAATCAACAACGAGGCCGACCTGTTCCTGGAGGATCGCCTCCCCTACGCATTCCATCCCGACCTCGGCTACCTCACCGCCTGTCCCACCAACGTCGGCACCGGACTGCGCGCTTCGGCGATGGTTCACCTGCCCGGGCTCGTCCTCGCCGAGCAGATCAACCAGATCGTCAATTCCGTGGGCAAAATCGGTCTCGCGGTGCGAGGGCTTTACGGCGAAGGCACCGAGGCCCTGGGAAATCTCTTCCAAGTCTCCAACCAGACGACGCTCGGTGAAACCGAGGAGGAAATCATCGACCGCCTGGTCAAGGTCATCGAGCAGGTCATCGAGCACGAGCAGAACGCCCGCCACATGCTGCTCGAGCGGCGCGCCAGCATGCTGCTCGACCAGATCGGGCGCGCCTATGGCATCCTCGGCAACGCCCGCTCGGTCGCGTCGAAGGAAGCCCTCAATCTTCTCTCCGTAATGAAGCTCGGCGCCGATTTGGGCATGCTCCCCGATAGCGCCCAGCTCGTGGTGGACGAACTCTTCATGACCACCCAGCCTGCCCACCTGCAGCTCGGGGTCAAACAGGACAAACTCACGCCCGAGGAACGCGACACCTTGCGCGCCGATCTGGTCCGTGCAAAAGTGAAAAAGATTCCGGAGCCCGATATTGCCAAGGTCGTTCCGACGACCAACGGCAACGGGAAAAAGAAATGAACAACTTCACGCCGCGCGCCCAGCAAGTCCTTGCGCTCGCCCGCAAGGAAGCCGACCGCTTCAACCACAATTACGTGGGGACCGAGCACCTCCTGCTCGGCCTGCTCAAACTCGGACAAGGTGTCGCCATCAACGTCCTCGCCAAAATGGGCCTCGAACTGGACACCGTGCGCATGGAAGTCGAGAAGCAGGTCGGGTCCGGGCAGGAAACCAAGATGGTGGGCAATATCCCCTACACGCCACGCGTTAAAAAAGTCCTCGCGCTGGCAGGCAAGGAAGCCAAAGCCCTCGGGCATTCCTACGTCGGCACCGAGCACATCCTGCTCGGCCTTCTCCGCGAGGGAGACGGCGTGGCGGCAAAAGTCCTCAAAAATCTCGACGTCGATATCGAGCGCACGCGCAACGAAATCCTGCGCGAACTCAATCCAAATTTCAGCCCCGAGGACGAGGAAATGGAAGCCGCCGAAGTTGCCGGCGGGGGCGGCGGCGCAGGAAAGCAGGTCAAAACGCCGGCCCTGCGCGCCTTCGGACGTGACCTCACCGAACTCGCCAAAAAGGGTGCCATGGACCCCGTCATCGGTCGCGCCAGCGAGATCGAGCGCGTCATCCAGATCCTTTGCCGCCGCACGAAGAACAACCCCGTCCTCATCGGCGAAGCCGGTGTGGGCAAAACCGCCATCGCCGAAGGCCTCGCCCAGGAAATCGTCGCCGGCAACGTTCCGGAACTCCTGCGCGACAAACGGGTCATCACGCTCGACCTTGCCCTCATGGTCGCCGGCACCAAATACCGCGGACAATTCGAGGAGCGCATCAAGGCGGTGATGGACGAGATCCGCAAGAGCAAGAACATCATCCTTTTCATCGACGAACTGCACACCATCGTCGGCGCCGGCTCGGCCGAGGGCGCGATGGATGCATCGAACATCATCAAACCCGCCCTCTCCCGCGGAGAGTTGCAGTGCGTCGGCGCCACCACGCTCAACGAATACCGCAAATACATCGAGAAGGATGCCGCCCTCGAACGCCGTTTCCAGACCGTCAAAGTCGATGCCCCGAGCGTGGAGGACACCATCCTCATTCTCAAAGGCATCCGCGGCAAATACGAGGCGCACCACAAGGCCAAGCTCACCGACGAAGCGCTCGAATCGGCGGCAAAACTTTCGGATCGCTACCTCACCGGACGCTTCCTGCCGGACAAAGCCATCGATGTGATGGACGAGGCCGGCGCCCGCGCGCGCATCCAGAACATGACGCGCCCTCCCGACGTAAAGACCCTCGAAGTGGAAATCGAGGAGATCCGCGGACAAAAAGAGGCCGCGATCAAGGCGCAGGACTTCGAGAAAGCCGCGGCTTTGCGCGACAGCGAAAAGCAGGCGCGCGAGAAGTTGGAAAAAATCATGTCCGACTGGCGCGCGCACCGCGACGAGAATGAAGTCGTGGTCGGCGAAGACGACATCCTGCACGTCATTTCCAAATGGACCGGTATCCCGCTGGCCCGCATGGACCAGAACGAGACTCGCAAGCTTCTCGCCATGGAGGGCGAGCTGAAGAAATCGGTCATCGGGCAAGACGAAGCCGTCATTGCCATCAGCAAAGCCCTGCGCCGCTCACGCGCGGATCTGAAAGATCCACGCCGCCCGATCGGCTCGTTCATTTTCCTCGGACCGACCGGCGTCGGAAAAACATTCCTCGCTCGCACCCTGGCGGAGTTCATGTTCGGAGACGCCGACTCGCTCATCCAGATCGACATGTCGGAATACATGGAGAAGTTCACCGCCTCGCGCCTCATCGGCTCGCCCCCGGGTTATGTCGGACACGAGGAAGGCGGACAACTGAGCGAGGCCGTGCGCCGCCGCCCGTATTCGGTCGTGCTCTTCGACGAAATCGAAAAGGCCCATCCCGACGTGATGCACCTTCTGCTGCAGATCCTCGAGGAAGGCAAGCTGACCGACTCGCTCGGCCGCAAGATCGATTTCCGCAACACCATCATCATCATGACGTCCAACGTCGGCGCGGAGATGCTCAAGAAGCAGACATCGCTCGGGTTCGGCGCGCCGAAGCTCGACGCGAGCCACGAGGGCATGCGCGACAAGGTGATGGAAGAGACCAAACGCGTCTTCAAGCCCGAGTTCCTCAATCGCCTCGACGACATCATCGTCTTCCACAGCCTGCAAAAAGGCGACCTCGAGCACATCGTGGACCTCGAAGTGAAGAAAGTCATCGATCGCCTCAAGGCCAAGAACATCGAAGTTGTCCTCGAACCGGACGCCAAAGAATTCCTCATCGCCAAAGGCTACGACCCGCAATACGGAGCGCGTCCCATGCGCCGCGCCGTGGAGCGTTACCTCGAGGATCCGGTCGCCGAGGAGATCCTGCGCGGCAGCTTCCACGCCGGACAGGAAATCCATGTGGTCAAAGAGGGCGACAAACTCGTCTTCAAGGCCAAAGGGGGCACCGAACCTCCGGCCCTCACCGCGGCGGAAAAGCCGGAGTAAACGGGGCGGGTTCGGCCGCCGCGGATCAGCGAATACTCCAAGTCATGCCGATGCGCGGCGGAGGCAACTCCGCGCCGGCTCCGGACTTTTCACCTGACGTTTTGTTTTTTGCCGCTTCGTTGGCGGCGGGTGATGTGGCAGCGAGAAGCTCGGCCATACGCGCCGGCGCCAGCTCGGGCAGGGAGACAAATTCCACACGCTCTTGACCGAGCGGTCCGGACATATTTGCCGTGATGCGATGTCCGCTCACGAATGTTTCGCCCGAGAGATCGAGCACCGGCGTCAGCGGGATCTCGCGGGTGAAGTAAAGCCTGGCGCGGGTCAACGCCAGCGGACCCGCAGGCAAAGCGACTTGCAAGCCCGAGCAATCAACCGTGCCGACCGGCACCGGTTCACGCAGCGTTCCGGTGAGCCACACATCGACGGATGCGGATGCTCCTTGGGCAATTTCGACGGGTTCCGACGAGTGGATGCGGATGTCGGCGCTGCAGTCAGCGCACCAACCACCAACACGGAACGGCAGAGGAAGCTCCGTCGCACGACCGTTTTTCCCCTCGGGATCGCATCGGGGCACGGCGGAGAAAGCAACATTCGCCTTGCTTTGCAGCAGCGCGATATCGCCGCTCACAGTGCGGGAATCCACCGTGCGCTGAAATGCAAGGTTCACATCGGCGGGAAAATAAAAATTGTCCGACGCTACAAGCGCCAGATTCTTTCCGGCGATTTTTGCAGACGAAGCCATGTTTGCCGGATCTGCAAAATTACACTGTCCCTCCGCAACGAAAGTCCCCTCACCCATCTTGCCTTTGGCGCCAGGAAGCTTTGCCTCCGACCCCGCGAAGACGAGCTGTCCGGAAAAACCGGTGACCGGTTCGAGACCGTCCACGAACGAAATTTTCACATCTTTCCAGTCGAAGGCGCCGTCGAGATTGGGCGATGAGAGCGTGCCGGACATTTTTACCGAACCTCCGAACTCTCCGGCCAAGGGTTTCAAGCCGGCGAACTCCGTCAAGTCGAGCCGTGCAACTTCCAACTGCGCGGTTGCCGGCAGTTCGCGGTCGAGAACACGCCAACCACCGTCCGCTCTCCGGCCCAACAACGGCACCGACGCCGACAGCTTGAAAAGATCGGAGCCGTTCTTGTGCAGTTTGCCCGAAACATCGAGACGCCTTTTGGAAACAGAGGCCTTGGCCTCAAAGCGGGATGGAGGAATGGCAAAGGAGTCGAACCGCGCACGCAGGCCCTCGGTGACGAGCGCGGATTCCACACGCGGATCTTCCCATGGTCCGGAGGCATCGAAGCGCCAATCCACCGACCCCTCGCACACGGAATTCTGTCCGAAAAGGTTGGCCAGCGGACCGAGGCGCAGATTTTCGGTGCGCACCATGGCGTAAACCTCGCCACCCGGGATCATGGTTTGCGACCAAGTTTTCCCCTCGAGCAGAAGCGGAAAAGAGACCGGCAGAAAAATTTCCGACCTAAGCAGCCGGTCGCGCGCATTGAAAAGCTGGATATCCTGCACCGAAAGTCCCTTGCCCGAGAGATAGCACGAAGCCGAAAGCGAGAGCGGCCCGCGGTCCAAAAGCAGGCGGCTCACATAAAAATTTCCGGGCGAATATGTGGCGGCGAACTTTCCGTTGACCGGCACCGGGTTCAAATCGCCGGCGAAGTTGAACAATTCGAACGAAACAACGCCGGAGTGGGCGCTTTCCGTTCCGTCCCCGTCCCAGAACAAAAGAACTCCGCCTTGGCGCGCCCAGTCGGGAGCAAAACGCCCGAGCGGCTCGAGAAAACGCGAGACCTCCCGGGCCCGCGCCTCGAGTCGCCCGCGGTAAGTGAGGGAATCCTTGAGCGAAATTTCCCCCGAGGCGCGGACGAAATCCGGCCCGCTATGGGACTCGACCGAGCTGATGTTCACACCGCCGTTGGCGAACAAAATGTCGGCCTGCAGGGAGGCGACGGGAATGCCCGGTGCGCGCAAATTCCAGCCGCGCGCCCGGAACCAACCGGACGGATCACCGAGGCGCCCTGCGAGTTTTCCTTGGACGACCAGGCTGCCGGACAAATTGTTTTGCGTCCTTCCGAGAAGATCGGCTAATGCGCGCACGTCGGAGACCGAGGCATCGAGATCGAGCGAAACCGCGGAAGCACGCCAATCGAGCGCGGGAAAGACAAGCGAGCCGCGCGCTGCCACGCGGTTTGCGCCCTGCTCGAGCGAGCACTCGTCGATCTTGAGGTGGCGCCCCGAAAAACTCGCCCCCAGACGCAAGCTTCCGAACGAGCGCTTCTCCCAGGAAAAATCTTTCCCCTCCACGCGCAGCGACGACTGCGCATCGAGCGGATCGGCGGAGTCGCCGTTGAAGGTGAACTTCAGCGCGCCGATGCGGCCCCGCATCGGATTCCGGAGGCCGAGAAATTTTCCGAGGCCGGCGAGCGAAATATCGGAAGCACTGACCGCGGCCGTGGTGCGTGCACCGCCGGTCCACTCGCCGTAAAAACTTCCGCCGAAGGTGCGGGCTTTGAGCGTGACAGCTCCCGGGGGATCGAGACTCACGGAAAGTTCCTCGACCACCGCATCGTCAGCCAAAGCCACATCCGCGAAATACGCCACGCCATCGCGCCATGCAGTCACGCCTTGAAGCCCGGCGAGACTCTTGCTTGCTCCCCCGAGCCGGACTCCGGTTTCGCCCGCGCGGAAGGTGCCGGTTTGCTCTTCGCTGAGAAGCATCTGCGCATCTTTGAGCAGCAGATGATCATCACCGGAGGAAACGAAAATCTTGGGGGCTTGGATATCGATGACGGCGGGCCGCGTCGGAGCGGGAAGGACGTTCAAAATGCTGTCGCCATTTTCGGGGGGCTTTGTGCCGGAAGCAGCCGCCAAATGCAGCGCGCCTGTAAGCCCGCGCACGCGGAGAGATTGGACAATGTGCCGGGGACGCCTCAGCAGATCCGGGATGCGCGCCAGATCGATCTCGACTTCCGATGCACGCAGGTCGCTGCCGCGTGCATCGCGCAAACTCACCTCGCCGAGAAGCAGCGGGCCGAACAGGCGCGACGGTTGCGCGCGAAATTCGATTTCGTATCCGGCACGATGCGCCCACTCCGGCAAGGCAAGCCTCACGGCGGTGCGGAGTATCGGCCCTTGCGCAATCCAAACGGCAGCCGCCACGATGACCAAGCCGGCCAAGACAAAACGGAAGCGACGGCGGGGCGCGGATGCTTGCGATCCTTTGGAAGAACCCATGGCTTGTCGCTCGAGACCGGAACGATATCCCTAAAAAGTTGCAGCCCTCCTCACCGAGTGGCGAGAAGGGCTGCTGTTCCCCCCAGAACAATCTTTACTAAAGATGTAGGCAAAATAGCACGGAGCACCGGTTGTGCAAGGAAAAATTTGAAAATTTTTTTGGTCCATCGGCGTATTATTTGCAAATACCTTTCCCAGAACTATTTCCAATTTAAGAAAATTTAATACTTTGCACGTTCCCACGCCATTCATTTGGCCAAAAGCATGCGAAGCCCTACCAAGATCATGAGGATGGCAAAGATTTTCGACAGGAGATCGTTGGAAAGGTGCTTCAGCCAATCTGCGGCGAACCACGCGCTGACGATGGCTCCGAGGGCCACGGGCAGAACAACCTGCCACTTCACCAACGATGCGGCCGAATATTTGGCTGTAGATACCAGCGACACGGCGATGATCACCGCGAGCGAGGTGGCCACCGCCGATTTCTGGTCCAGTGCCATCAGGAAAACAAAAGCCGGCACCATGATCAGTCCGCCGCCCACGCCGCAGAGCGCGGCC is from Chthoniobacterales bacterium and encodes:
- the ilvE gene encoding branched-chain-amino-acid transaminase, which codes for MKIYFNGKLVPKEEAAVSVFDHGLLYGDGVFEGIRFYAGRVFRLDDHIDRLYRSARAIALRIPTTPDEMTQAVLETIRANKLTDGYVRLVVTRGEGSLGLSPKSCPRPTVFIIASTITLYPEEMYASGLKLVTCATRRIAHGALSPMVKSLNYLNNIMAKIEAEQAGAGEGLMLNEQGYVAECTGDNVFVIRDGRIVTPPIAAGALSGVTRAVVFELARDLGVEIREENITRYDIYTADECFLTGTAAEIIPAVELDSRPVRDGKPGPVTRRLTEMFRELTRTTGTPIG
- a CDS encoding excinuclease ABC subunit B, which encodes MRCDVCQKNEATVYLTQIVEGKMQKVNLCEVCAKEKGVSDPTGFALADLLLGLGAAQQIEHGQPSQRCTVCGFTQADFKKTGRLGCSACYDTFADGLANLLRGMHKGLRHTGKMPAKLSRRFAMADRVKSLETELQRAVKEEKYEDAARLRDEIQKLEHELQA
- a CDS encoding protein arginine kinase, whose translation is MTFDDIIAKPGQWLQGEGPHGKIVVSSRIRLARNLRERPFPGWAKKAERLQILGEIQDHVAAIPAMRDGYTGALQELSPLQKQILVERHLVSREHASKSAGSAVIISHDQQLSIMINEEDHLRMQSLLPGLQLREAYKINNEADLFLEDRLPYAFHPDLGYLTACPTNVGTGLRASAMVHLPGLVLAEQINQIVNSVGKIGLAVRGLYGEGTEALGNLFQVSNQTTLGETEEEIIDRLVKVIEQVIEHEQNARHMLLERRASMLLDQIGRAYGILGNARSVASKEALNLLSVMKLGADLGMLPDSAQLVVDELFMTTQPAHLQLGVKQDKLTPEERDTLRADLVRAKVKKIPEPDIAKVVPTTNGNGKKK
- a CDS encoding ATP-dependent Clp protease ATP-binding subunit, which encodes MNNFTPRAQQVLALARKEADRFNHNYVGTEHLLLGLLKLGQGVAINVLAKMGLELDTVRMEVEKQVGSGQETKMVGNIPYTPRVKKVLALAGKEAKALGHSYVGTEHILLGLLREGDGVAAKVLKNLDVDIERTRNEILRELNPNFSPEDEEMEAAEVAGGGGGAGKQVKTPALRAFGRDLTELAKKGAMDPVIGRASEIERVIQILCRRTKNNPVLIGEAGVGKTAIAEGLAQEIVAGNVPELLRDKRVITLDLALMVAGTKYRGQFEERIKAVMDEIRKSKNIILFIDELHTIVGAGSAEGAMDASNIIKPALSRGELQCVGATTLNEYRKYIEKDAALERRFQTVKVDAPSVEDTILILKGIRGKYEAHHKAKLTDEALESAAKLSDRYLTGRFLPDKAIDVMDEAGARARIQNMTRPPDVKTLEVEIEEIRGQKEAAIKAQDFEKAAALRDSEKQAREKLEKIMSDWRAHRDENEVVVGEDDILHVISKWTGIPLARMDQNETRKLLAMEGELKKSVIGQDEAVIAISKALRRSRADLKDPRRPIGSFIFLGPTGVGKTFLARTLAEFMFGDADSLIQIDMSEYMEKFTASRLIGSPPGYVGHEEGGQLSEAVRRRPYSVVLFDEIEKAHPDVMHLLLQILEEGKLTDSLGRKIDFRNTIIIMTSNVGAEMLKKQTSLGFGAPKLDASHEGMRDKVMEETKRVFKPEFLNRLDDIIVFHSLQKGDLEHIVDLEVKKVIDRLKAKNIEVVLEPDAKEFLIAKGYDPQYGARPMRRAVERYLEDPVAEEILRGSFHAGQEIHVVKEGDKLVFKAKGGTEPPALTAAEKPE
- a CDS encoding sulfite exporter TauE/SafE family protein — protein: MTTAQFLLGVGVGALTGVLAALCGVGGGLIMVPAFVFLMALDQKSAVATSLAVIIAVSLVSTAKYSAASLVKWQVVLPVALGAIVSAWFAADWLKHLSNDLLSKIFAILMILVGLRMLLAK